tgtTAAAAGATATGAGACTCAAGCAAAGgttcattttgcttatttatgtcCAATTTATGTCCAATTGTTCCACCATCATGTATTTAAAAGGTTTTCCTTGGGGCAACTAGGTGGTACAGTCAgatgactcttggttctggctcaagtcttgatctcagggtcatgagatcctgCTTCGGGATTCATGCTCAACTTGGAGTCTGATTgaaattctctccccctctccctctgcccctccgactcatgcatgtgtgcactttctctctctctctctctctctctctctcactctctctctctctctcaaataagtaaacctttaaaaaaaatttttagggacaccaaggtggctcagatggttgagtgtctggctttggctcaggtcatgacctccaggtcctgggatcaagccccaagtcaggctccttgctcagcagatgagtctgcttctccctctccctctgcccctccctctgcttgtgttctcacactctctcaaataaatgaataaaatattttaaaaataaaaatttaaaaagtttttaaaaagattatcctCACCCCATTGAATTGCTTTTCCAAATTCAACAAAAACCAATtgtacatatttgtgtgtgtctatttctgggttctctattctcttccacttATCTATGTGGCTATATCTCTTCCAATACCATGTTGTTCTGATTACACTAGATAGGTAGTAGGCCTGTATCAGATAGAATAATTATTTGTAATCTATTTTTTCTCAGATTGTTTCAGATATTCTAGTCCTCTGTGAAACGTGTGATTTGCTTCACTcttcccatataaattttagaagtctttctgtgtctataaaaTGAGCTGTGATGTTGATAGCAATGTTATTAAACTCATAGATCAGTTAGGGAAGCTTGACATAGTTACTGTGTTGAATTTTCCAATTCATGTACATGGTTAGTCTTTCCaattatttatgtcttctttgctttgtttcatcAATACTTAATATTCAGCATACAAATCCTATATGTGTTTAATTAAGTTTATAcctaagtattatttattttctttgcggTGTTTATAAATGctatagcattttaaatttagtttctaCGTAATTACTGTCAGAATATCAACTGTCAGAAATTCAGTTGATATTTGTATGTTGATTGTGTAGCCTGATGCATTGCTGAACtcattcattctatgagactTTTTGTAGATCCCTCTGAATTCTCACATAAACAATCATGTCTTCTGGAAaaagagacagttttatttctttcttttaaattagaatgccttttatttatttttctgtccttaCTGCAGTGGCTTGAACTTCCAGTAATATATCAGAGTGATAAGAGCAAACATCGTTTCCTTTCTCCCATTCTTAGGGGGAAATAttcaatctttcaccattaagtataatgttatctattggtatttttaaatgctttctatcAAGTTGAGAAATTTCCTCTCTATTCCTCATTTTCTGAAAAACTTTATTAGAAATTGGTGATGGACTTTATTCTGAAGGTGTTGGAAAGgtatagaaaagtattttttatcaaCAGATTTCAGCACTTAGGGTGAATTTCTGACAGTTAAGATGGACGGATTATATCCAATAATGggtcaatattcaaaatatacaaagaacttatggcaactcaaaatcaaaaagaacccaaataatccaattaaaaatggaaagaagacatgaacagacatctctgcaaagaagacatacagatggccaacagacacatgaaaagatgctcaacatcactcatcatcagtgacatgcaaatcaaaaccacaatgcaatatgacctcacacctgtcagaacaactaaaatcaaaaataaaagaaacaacaagtgttggaaggatgtggagaaaaaggaaccctcatgtactgttgtaggaatgcaaattggtgcagccattatggaaaacagtatggaggattctcaaaaaactaaaaatggaattaaccatatgatccagaattccattactggatatttacccaaagaaaacaaaaacactaatttgaaaagatatatgcacccctatatttattgcagtattatttacaatagccaatttaaggaagcaactcaagtgtccattgatagatggatGGGAAAATAAGATatgtcaaacacacacacacacacacacacacacacaggaatattacttagccacgaaaaagaatgaaatcttgtcatttgcatcaacatggatggatctagagggtataatgctaagtgaaataagttggtcagagaaagacaagtgccATATGATTTTGTTCacatgtggaattgaagaaataaaacaaacagacaaagaaaaaagacaaacaaaaaaacagactcttaaatataatgaacaaactagtggttgccagagaagtGGGTgagaggatggatgaaataggtgaaggggattgaaGGTATACTTATGATTAACACTgaataatgtatggaattgttgaatcactatattgtacacttgaaactgatataacactatgtattaattatactggaatttaaaaaaataagtgaaaagatatatattttttaaatatggactGATTGGAACAGACCAAGTAGGGAGTTGCTAACTTTTCTTGTGGTCATCCTCTCCTGCCTAGTCCTACACTTAATATCCTTATTCAGATCATAGATTAATGAGGAGAGCTCAGGAAGTTAAAATCTGACAGAGAGGAGAAGGTAATAAGCACCCCCTAGGAAGGGAAATAGCCATTTCTAAGCCTGCCTGCAAAAGTACAAGATCCTTTGTCCACAGAAGGCATTCATGACTGGATCTTAGGAGCTTATCTCCTAATTCAGTAGCAGCAGTCTGAGATAACAGATCAGACACTTGGTGGAAAAAGCCATGAACATACTAGAACCTCAAGTTACAGATCAGCTGGGAAGACAGTCTACAAAATTAGCTATAATgttatacaaaaaagaaataaattcttccttcctggtacctgggtgactcagtggttcagcatctgcctttggctaaggtcctgatcacagggtcctgggatcgagtcccacataaggctcccacaggtaatctgcttcttcctctgcctatgtctctgcctcttctgtgtgtctgtcatgaataaataagttaaatctttaaaaagagagagagagagagagaaattcttccttcccttttttagGGGGGAAATCTTCCCTTCCCTCATGCCATTTTGTGCTCTAGCATACTGTTCAACCCATCCAATGTCCCATGTTCCAGAACCTTTCAGTTATTTCTTCAGTCCCAACTCCTCTATTAAATTGTATCCACCCTTTCTCCAGTTAACTCAGATAATTTGAAAAGAGCTAAGATTTTGATGACTAATTGTGAGTTAATAAGTTTGTCTACCACTCTCAGataacattttgcattttgtaacttttttatgtaaattaagctctacactcaacatggggctcaaactcatgcctctgagatcaagagtcacatactctactgagccaggcaggcatcccCCAAATGTTTGCATTTTGGCAAAATCTGATTGAGGTGGAATTCCAAATATAGGTGTTGTATATGTGGTTGCCTATTCTTCCCAGATGCAGGACTGACCTTGTGATACAGGATGGTATACCACGTCCACCTGGTTCTGGGAATCATATTGAAGTCAGATAACTCTTCACTGACTTGCTATAACCAGTGGAGGGATTGATTGGATCACAGAAAGGACCAAAGCTAGACTGTTAACTTGATGTTTGACTTAAGTGCACAGACACTTTCATTTCTGGGCCTCTCTGTGGTGTTCCCTgaccattgagccacacaggcagcaGTGTTCTGGACTTACCTCTCTCTTCAGTTTCAGGAAAGATTCTTCATACATTAGCTTTATATGATAATAGAGTGGAAGGCTTTGTCCTCTACTACATGTATTTCAGGCAGGCACCAGGGCTTTCTAGGCTGCTCTGTTCCACTTCTATACTCCCATTGTAGACAGGCTCAGCCTTCATCACAACTCTCGTCTCCAACTACCCAACATACAAGGTCAAAACTGGAAGGTATTTTAATGATTACTGAATAAActttttcctttcacagatggggaaactgaagccaaCACAGGAGCAATGGCCTTCCCAGGGTCATGTAGCACATTCTAGCAAAGATGGAACAGTGGTTTTCCTATTTCCCCTtacactttcttctttcctgcctgCATTTCTGTGTGGTAGTGAGaaaattcatgtttcttttgCCTCTAGCCCTCTGCCCTCATTCTAGTTTTCAGGACCCTAGGCTCTAATGCATTTATTAACTAGCCCTAGATCAGGTTCCCTCTTCTATGCAAATACTCTTCTTCCTTACCCTCTTCTCACCCTTATATATTCTACTCACTTAGCTCATGCCAAAGACTACAGTTTCTGTCACCTATCTGAGCTGGACAAAGTTTTATGGTCATGACTCTGGGAGCTTTAGAGCCTCTCCAATGACCAACCCCATGAATAAGACAGGGCTTGgaggatgcctgggaggctcagcaattgagtgtttgccttcagctcagggcgtgatccctggcccagagatcgagttctgcatttggctccctgcaaggagcctgcttctccctctgtctctgcctctctttctgggtctctcatgaacaaataaataaaaatctttaaaaaaagacaggctTTGGGGTTCTGAGTTTCCAGCTTAtgctctttctgccttttttactTATCACACTCACTTTTCACATATATGTGCTTTCTACTTCAGCCAAACTTTGCACCTTCCTATTTCTATGCTTTTACATGAAAAGtacacattttaatataaagtcCAATCCAAGTCTTACTTCTCCTTGTAGCATTATCTAATGATCACATCATGAGAAATTGTTTCCTTCAATCAACTCttctagcattttatttattttttttaagatttgattatcagtggcgagtctgcttcaggattctctctccctctgctcctcccccactctcaaataaagaaatagaattttttaaaatttaaaaaataaaagtatttctagAGTGCTTATAGTGCTGTATCTTTGAAAGCAGGGGACATGGCTTATTCATATTTGAATGTATCCTTGGCTCTAGTCCCAGTGGCTGGCACAGAGTAAGAActctttaataaagaaatggtTCCCAAACTTGAGTTCCTGTGGCCACTGTCTGAACTCATTCTGTGTGCTCATGTCTGTACTGACAGCATTGTTGCTGAGGGGCCTGACAGGCCTAGCCTGGAGGCTCCTGGTACCGTGCCTAGATCCATTCCACTGGCCATGGGAGCAGCTCAGGACCATTGGGCTCACCTCCTGCTTCCTATGTTTTCTCTTGCCATTGGTCTGGGTCCTGTCACATTTGGAGAGCTACAAGAAGTGGGAGTGAAGGGGGCTGTCCTGTCTCTTGCCCTGTGACCTGAGCACCCTTGGCCTATCTTGATCATGTTTGCTGCATTCTTGGCTGGCCTTCCCTAGATCATGTCCTTCAATTACAATGATCTCTTCTGCAATCATAACCTCTTGATTTCTCCATGGTGACATCCTGGAACTACATATATTGGTTTACAAGGCCCTGCTTGGTAGGTCCTCCAcgtaataataaaatctatttaaatctgaaaaaataaacaagtagaccCTATTCAGCATCTTTCCCTTCTTATTTCTTATCAGGAATGAAATTTGTATGAGTTTCcataaaaatagcatttctgTTAGACTGACAGCCTCACTAAAATAGTGGTGAAgctataatgtattttattgaaaaacaagATATATTTGTCATTTAATGGTTCCTCTTCTCGCATTCACTTATTtaggaaaacatcaaaatttaAGAGCCAAATATTACCCTtcataaatgcatacataaacacacatttaCAGAAATTTAGCTGTTACCACACTAAAAAATGATATCAATATTCTGCCTTGCACCTAGCTGTCCTCTTCACTTTATTATGCATATCCCAGGGAACCTAAACTCGGAGGAATGGTAGGTAGGAGAAAAACAGCTAAGAACattgctagggatttaccccaaagatacagatgcagtgaaacgccaggacacctgcgccccaatgtttatagcagcaatgtccacaatagccaaactgtggagggagccttggtgtccatcaaaagatgaatggataaagaagatatgggatatatatacaatggaatattacccagccattggaaatgacaaatacccaccatttgcttctacgtggatggaactggagggtattatgctgagtgaagtaagtcaatcggagaaggacaaatattgtatggtctcattcatttggggaatataaaaaatagtgaaagggaataaaggagagaaaatgagtgggaaatatcagtgagggtgacagaccatgagagactcctaactctgggaaacgaacaaggggtggtggaagaggggatggggtgactgggtgacgggcagtgaggggggcacttgacgggatgagcactgggtgttatactatatgttgacaaatcgaactccaataaaataatatacaaaaaaatttgaaaaatttaaaaaagaaacagaagcaagaaaacacaacaggggtttgggggggggatggggaaaataAGACTTCAGAACAACTAGACTATGATGCTGTGTTGTTTACCAGTTTTGGGAAGGAGACCCTTGGGATCATTTGAGGAAAGGAAGAGGTGAACTCAAATGAAATCTCAGAAGTAAGGTCATACCTTTGATTTTAGAAATAGATGaataatttggaaaagagaaaagaagcctTAAAGAGCAACTGCAAGTGGGGTATTCCTTAAAGTACTGAGAAACAGTGAAAATTTCAGGGGACCTAATTCTACCTTTTCCAAGCTAAGGGACGGTGTAATCTGATGGAAAGGCATCAGAATGTATGAAGGGATGGATCTTCTCAGAAGGTTTCTGCTTCCATAAGAAATAACCAATAAGAACAGAAACCACAAACTTAGAATCGAGAAGTTTTagtagcagaggaagagaaagaaaaatcctccATTTCTCAGTTCACCATTTCTGACTCTTCAGGTATAGATAACAAATGCCTTGCTCTTAGAGGTCAGACCCTGTGTGTATATCGGTAGATTTGGGGTGAGAAAGGAGCCTCCTCCTGTGTTTTCCCCATGTCTCCCTTGCtgctctccacccacctcccactGACCCAAGCATTGTTGATGACCTTGTCAACCACTCCAAATATACTTGTGGTGCACCTCCTGACATAGCTTCTAGAAATTATCAAACATACTCCCTGCCAGAGATCTTGGAGTAAATACTATCCAGGTCACTGGGAAGCTACGAAATCCCTTCTGGTGATACCTCATGGTTCCACAGCATGTCACTCCTGTTGGCTACCAGCACTATAGGGATGTTGGGGCTCAGGTTGATCAAGTGACTATTCTAGAACAGGAGGTCCATGAGGTCATAGTTCGTGATAGAGTAGATACAGACAAAGCCATCAACCCAGGAGAGGGAACAGCCAATTTGCTCAGGGAAGATGACAATATTACTgttcttctttatatataaatgaaggtaaaggagagaagcaaaatgaaatat
The nucleotide sequence above comes from Canis lupus dingo isolate Sandy chromosome X, ASM325472v2, whole genome shotgun sequence. Encoded proteins:
- the LOC112671942 gene encoding cytochrome c oxidase subunit 8A, mitochondrial-like is translated as MSVLTALLLRGLTGLAWRLLVPCLDPFHWPWEQLRTIGLTSCFLCFLLPLVWVLSHLESYKKWE